The following are encoded together in the Candidatus Cetobacterium colombiensis genome:
- the ade gene encoding adenine deaminase, translating to MNLQKRKELVEVALGKREADIVLKNGNLINVFSGEIYKANIYIYDKYIANIVECELDSINTGKNIIDINGNFVSPGFIDSHVHIESSHLTPVNFARAVLPKGTTTIIADPHEIANVLGIDGVKYMIENSKDVSMNQYYLIPSCVPSVVGLENAGAEFNDRDIEEMLDLPRVLGLGEVMDFVGVINQSDRMTKIVETALQKNMFVQGHAPGLIGNELSAYICGGPVSCHETTIGSHAVDKIRKGMYVDSRESSISKNISSIVESVKYMKSPRNLTLCTDDREPRDILEVGHVNNCVRVAVKAGLDPIEAIRATTLNTAQEYKLDKIGALVPGYFADIVVLDDLTNFNVLKTFWQGKLIAENDKLVVEIKSPELNIETLNSVYVNDLNENDFKIKAPIENGDIEIEVLSYLTKERSITAQKTILVKAKDGFIDISENSNLNFVAIVNRHKQNNNIALAVVENFHLKEGGVGSTYSHDSHNLTIIFNKPSEALAITNKIKELAGGIVTSENGVVTGTLPFPIAGILSNQPAEILSKEITEMNEILRKMGIESPSPITAPSTLALIVIPDVKMSDLGLIDVKEQKVINIFKA from the coding sequence ATGAATTTACAAAAAAGAAAAGAGCTTGTTGAAGTAGCTCTAGGAAAAAGAGAAGCTGATATAGTTTTAAAAAATGGTAATCTAATCAATGTATTTTCAGGAGAGATATATAAAGCAAATATATATATTTATGATAAATATATTGCTAATATTGTAGAATGTGAATTAGATTCTATTAATACAGGAAAAAATATAATTGATATTAATGGAAATTTTGTTTCTCCAGGTTTTATTGATTCACATGTTCATATAGAGAGTAGTCACTTAACTCCTGTTAATTTTGCAAGAGCAGTTTTACCAAAAGGAACAACAACTATAATTGCTGACCCGCATGAAATTGCTAACGTTTTAGGTATTGATGGCGTTAAATATATGATTGAAAATTCCAAAGATGTCTCTATGAACCAATATTATTTAATTCCTTCATGTGTTCCATCAGTTGTAGGTCTTGAAAATGCTGGAGCTGAATTTAATGATAGAGATATTGAAGAGATGTTAGATTTACCTAGAGTTTTAGGTCTCGGTGAAGTTATGGACTTTGTTGGAGTTATCAATCAAAGTGATAGAATGACTAAAATAGTTGAAACTGCCTTACAAAAAAATATGTTTGTTCAAGGGCATGCTCCTGGATTAATTGGAAATGAATTATCTGCATATATTTGTGGTGGACCTGTATCATGCCATGAAACTACAATTGGAAGTCATGCAGTAGATAAAATAAGAAAAGGAATGTATGTGGATTCTAGAGAAAGCTCAATCTCTAAAAATATAAGTTCAATAGTTGAAAGTGTTAAATATATGAAATCTCCTAGAAATTTAACTCTTTGTACAGACGACAGAGAACCAAGAGATATTTTAGAAGTAGGACATGTTAACAACTGTGTTAGAGTTGCTGTTAAAGCTGGTTTAGATCCTATTGAGGCTATTAGAGCTACAACACTTAATACTGCCCAAGAATATAAACTAGATAAAATAGGTGCTCTTGTTCCTGGATATTTTGCAGATATTGTAGTTCTAGATGATTTAACAAATTTTAATGTTTTAAAAACTTTCTGGCAAGGAAAATTAATAGCAGAAAACGATAAATTAGTTGTTGAAATCAAATCTCCAGAACTAAATATTGAAACTTTGAACTCAGTTTATGTAAATGATTTAAATGAAAATGATTTTAAGATAAAAGCTCCCATAGAAAATGGTGATATTGAAATTGAAGTTTTATCATATCTTACAAAAGAAAGATCTATTACAGCTCAAAAAACTATTTTAGTTAAAGCTAAAGATGGATTTATTGATATTTCTGAAAACTCTAATTTAAACTTTGTTGCAATTGTTAATAGACATAAACAAAATAATAATATAGCTTTAGCAGTTGTAGAAAATTTCCATTTAAAAGAAGGGGGAGTTGGGTCAACATACTCTCATGATAGCCATAATTTAACAATTATATTCAACAAACCAAGTGAAGCACTTGCAATTACTAACAAGATTAAAGAGTTAGCTGGTGGAATTGTGACATCTGAAAATGGAGTAGTTACAGGAACTCTGCCATTCCCAATAGCTGGAATACTTTCAAATCAACCTGCTGAAATTCTATCAAAGGAAATTACAGAGATGAATGAAATTCTTAGAAAAATGGGAATAGAAAGTCCTTCACCAATAACAGCTCCAAGTACTTTGGCTTTAATTGTAATCCCTGATGTTAAAATGAGTGATCTAGGACTTATTGATGTTAAAGAACAAAAAGTTATAAATATTTTCAAAGCATAA